The Myripristis murdjan chromosome 6, fMyrMur1.1, whole genome shotgun sequence sequence TTGCCTGGTAACAAACTAGCTAAACCTACCGTTCACTCAGCGTAGGACTGTTGGACTAACTAATGTATCGCAGGGTTAAGGTGTAGCAAATCTGTAAGTTTGCCAGGCCGCATCTGACGCCGGTCTCATCGTAAGATTTTATTAACATATTTAACTTTAAAAATTCTGAGATGCATCCGAATATCACAGTCGGCTTTTGAAAAAACTATTATGATCATAATACCCGATTAAGAGGCAACTCTGTGGAACCTTTGGTCGGCCATTATGAGCTCTCTGGAAGCAACGGAGCAGATTGTTGACAACTCTCGCTAGTCAGCCCAACTTCCTCAGTTTTAGAAGGTAACGTGAACAAAGGTGTGGAAATGTGTTTACCCAGGTGTGGTGTGCTTTTGCCAGATCTTCGCCAGTGTTAGCTCACCGGGTAATGTTTGCTGGCGAGTTGCCTTCCGTTGAGCTTCTGGCTAGCCGCTTAAGCAGCGTTAGTTAGTGAGCTAATTtgatgttagctagctaaaaaaaatctcttggcTAACCTTGCTCCAGCTCAGACAGGAACATGGGTGATGGCAGTATCACTCCTAAACTCGGCGGTATGAAGGCTTTACTCGGTATAGTCGCTGGGGCTGGAGCCTCCTACGGGATTTACAAACTTATCAGCGGTGGGAGCTTtaagagaaacaagaaaagtgCCGCCAGTGACAGCCGGGGTGTCAAGGACAGTCAGCCCGGAGAAGTGACCCTCCAGCCGGGGAGCCTGATGGCCAGAGTGTCGGGACTGGACGTTGTTTGTGCCCGGGGGGTCGGCACTTACACTAAGGATGTTGTATCAAGTAAGATTTATGAATttaccagcatttttttttatcagttgaatTCAATTTGACCACTGCAATTGAAACCGCCTCAAaattattacaattaaaaaattgtcaccaagtttatgtgtcaggcaCTTTGTGTCAGGATTATAAAcggcatgttatagttcctcagtgtcatgttaatcaagtaaaacaaatgtgtgtgaaatattGATGTTTCTCATATGTTTtgtacagctaaaaaaaaaaaaaagcctgggaTCACATCGCCCCCAAAGAAAGAGTGATGTCTACAAGATGTGCACAGGATCCTGAAAATATATCATCATGTTTACTCACTTGTCCCCATTCATTTAGGAAgcgtcattaaatatgaagcataaaCAACTccatgttaatcatgtatttagaggtgttaaacactgaaaaatgacaggagggttaaataaagcTCGCTCAATGCTTTATTTTGCTCCATAGGTGACATCATCTCACCTGGGAGGCTGGAAGCACAACACGTGAAAATGCTGTTATCATGTCTCCAGACCGCCAGCGATCCGTCTGACAGATGCCAGATCCTGCTAACTTTAGGAaatgctgctgccttcactgtcaACCAGGTATAATAAAACAAAGCTCCCTAATGTTATATTTTTCCAAGTTATAAAATTGCTTAGCCATTGCTCTTTGTCAAATATCTCAGTCACAGTTTTATGCTACATGTAATAAATTTGTCAAGCATgtaattcttatttttctgctacactGATTCCTCAGGACCTCATTCGGGAATTTGAGGGCCTTCATGTCATTGCTGGCTTCCTTTCGGACCCTGTGGCAGAAGTAAGAGTGCAGACTCTGAATGCTTTGAATAATCTTTGCATGAACATCCTAAACCAGGAACAGATAAAGGTAGGTTATCATATTTGCTGCATAGCAAATAGCATTTAATCTGCTTCGCACCATTGTTCTGCTGTGCCTTTTCTTTTATGCACTCTCATTTGTCTCAAGTGTTGATTTTGTAGAGGAAAGTATCCCGTGGTAATTTATCTTGCCCTCATAGGTTTATGTGCCACAAGTGCTGGAGCTGATTGAGATATCACCAGTGAACTCTGAACTTCAGCTTGGTGCTCTGAGGCTGTTGACGAACCTTTCAGTCACCGACAAGCATCAACACTTACTGAAGGGATCAATCACACTTTTACTCTCTCTACTCATTGTGAGCAATGAGGCATTACAGGTTGGTAGCTTACTGCCCTCTGCATCCCTTTTGAGTTTTACCTGGGTtgatattcatgtatttttttttcagtaggagtgtttaaaaaagccaaaataCTTTGTTTTCAAACTGTGTGTCATGATCTGCAATTAATTATTACTAGTTTTAGTTAAATACCAAATATAGTTGGAAGACAGATAATAATGGAAAGGCTGTGAAAATAAACTGTATGTGAAGCTctgttaatatttttctttcaggTTCAGGCTTTAAAAGTCCTCGTGAATTTATCATCTAATCCAGACATGATGGATGACATTGTTCAAGCCCAGGTGAGATCAATTAAATTCTTAACATGCTGATGAATGGAGCAACAAGCAAGCTTAGCTTATGTCTGGTCTGATCGggatcactgattttttttctttcctttttcctttttcttagcATACTaataaaaaatgcccacagaaGGTTAGGAAGACCTCAAGCCACTTCTGCTCTATATAACTCGAATACtagtattgtttttttaatgatgcaCATGGACTCAGTTGAAAATCTGGTGTGAGACAGCTACCAATGCATAGCCTATGGTCATTATAAATCCTCATTGTAATCCTGTTCTTCTTTGTGCTTTGGCTTTAGGCACCAGCttctgttgtgttgctgt is a genomic window containing:
- the armc10 gene encoding armadillo repeat-containing protein 10, with the translated sequence MGDGSITPKLGGMKALLGIVAGAGASYGIYKLISGGSFKRNKKSAASDSRGVKDSQPGEVTLQPGSLMARVSGLDVVCARGVGTYTKDVVSSDIISPGRLEAQHVKMLLSCLQTASDPSDRCQILLTLGNAAAFTVNQDLIREFEGLHVIAGFLSDPVAEVRVQTLNALNNLCMNILNQEQIKVYVPQVLELIEISPVNSELQLGALRLLTNLSVTDKHQHLLKGSITLLLSLLIVSNEALQVQALKVLVNLSSNPDMMDDIVQAQAPASVVLLFDARTAPAVLLRLLTFAGNLKAWRPSAQVADELRGKQDCLFRVLLDESSQLHSRLVQLLSHPDGEIQAQVARILT